A portion of the Edaphobacter lichenicola genome contains these proteins:
- a CDS encoding ribulokinase, producing the protein MAIAAGVDFGTLSVRVTLLDNERGRLGTASSDYPLERRREDPDFATQSHDEQMKALVRATRKVLKETGVSGEDIVAIALDTTGSSVIPVDARMQPLDDYYLWCDHRAHAEAREITELAHKEKLEAIVWCGGVYSHEWGFAKLLHWLRHNPDKRERFASAFEHCDMVAATLAGITDPAKVRRSVCAMGHKWMWNPKWGGLPSQEFLLKVDPLFDGIREKLSGDCFTSDYSAGTLSQKWAQELTLRAGIPIPVGAFDAHWDAIGAGCREGDVVNVVGTSTCIIAMAAQTQLVPGVCGVVPGSVHPHFTVIEAGLSATGDIFEAISRRAGMKVAELAKGLENYAAGQTGLLRLTWDNGDRTVLVNPELGGVTFGWNLLHTAQDELYAAIEGTALHTRIILERMAAHAVPVERVINAGGIPQSNAVLNQIYANVLDKPVLVPAGIPTSLGSGIFALLSAGIYDSIEEAQKQLCLPYQTYLPQPAAVAVYDQLFTLYKSAYFALGQEESVPTALGALLPELRRIAAAVRK; encoded by the coding sequence GTGGCTATAGCTGCAGGAGTTGACTTCGGAACCTTAAGCGTTCGAGTAACGCTGTTGGATAATGAGCGAGGCCGACTTGGCACGGCCTCGTCCGACTACCCTTTGGAGCGCAGGCGAGAAGATCCGGACTTCGCCACACAATCACACGATGAACAAATGAAGGCGCTGGTGCGGGCGACGCGCAAGGTGCTTAAAGAGACCGGCGTCAGCGGCGAAGATATTGTTGCTATCGCGCTCGATACCACAGGATCCAGCGTCATTCCGGTGGATGCTCGAATGCAACCACTCGATGACTATTACCTGTGGTGCGATCACCGTGCGCACGCGGAGGCGCGTGAAATTACCGAGCTCGCGCATAAAGAAAAGTTGGAGGCTATCGTCTGGTGTGGAGGAGTCTATTCGCACGAATGGGGTTTCGCGAAGCTACTACATTGGCTTCGACACAATCCAGACAAACGAGAACGCTTCGCAAGTGCCTTTGAACACTGCGATATGGTTGCGGCGACGCTTGCAGGAATCACTGATCCCGCCAAGGTACGACGTAGCGTCTGCGCCATGGGCCACAAATGGATGTGGAATCCCAAGTGGGGCGGTCTGCCTTCGCAAGAGTTCCTGTTGAAGGTAGATCCGCTCTTCGACGGAATTCGCGAAAAACTTAGCGGAGATTGCTTCACCTCCGACTATTCTGCCGGGACACTCTCACAGAAGTGGGCACAGGAGTTGACGCTGCGGGCGGGCATCCCAATTCCGGTCGGTGCGTTTGACGCTCATTGGGACGCTATCGGCGCCGGCTGCCGTGAGGGTGATGTTGTGAATGTCGTCGGTACTTCCACGTGCATCATCGCGATGGCTGCTCAAACCCAGCTCGTCCCAGGCGTGTGCGGTGTCGTTCCGGGCAGCGTCCATCCACATTTCACTGTCATCGAAGCTGGTCTTTCTGCGACTGGCGACATCTTCGAAGCGATCTCTCGCCGCGCTGGAATGAAAGTAGCTGAGCTTGCGAAGGGTCTAGAAAATTATGCCGCAGGCCAGACGGGACTTCTTCGATTGACCTGGGACAACGGGGATCGCACCGTGCTCGTGAATCCAGAGCTTGGAGGCGTAACCTTCGGCTGGAACCTCCTGCATACTGCACAGGACGAACTATACGCGGCCATCGAAGGCACCGCGCTGCACACGCGCATTATCCTCGAACGAATGGCTGCCCATGCTGTACCTGTGGAGCGAGTTATCAATGCTGGCGGAATTCCTCAAAGCAACGCGGTCTTGAACCAGATTTACGCAAATGTATTGGATAAACCAGTGCTGGTACCAGCCGGAATACCAACCAGCCTTGGATCGGGAATCTTTGCACTGTTGTCCGCAGGGATATACGACAGCATCGAGGAGGCGCAGAAGCAGTTATGCCTTCCTTACCAGACCTACCTGCCACAGCCCGCTGCTGTTGCAGTCTACGATCAATTGTTCACGCTCTATAAAAGTGCATACTTCGCATTGGGTCAGGAAGAGTCCGTTCCAACCGCTTTAGGTGCTCTTCTCCCAGAGCTTCGACGAATTGCTGCTGCCGTCCGAAAATAA
- a CDS encoding alpha-L-arabinofuranosidase C-terminal domain-containing protein, with product MTLPCSAQQTTATLTIQLDRDVHPVSPTLYGLMTEEINYSYDGGLYAEMVRNRTFQDRGFGGVAHWNIEHLGTSDAKVSVDETEGPSAALPHSLLIEIKQADSANPAGVRNEGYWGMALRPNTNYKGSLYAKVGSSELGPLNIALINDNTGKTVASTTVQALSTEWKRYEFSLTTGTIATSSENHLLLTVGHAGKVWIDLVSLFPPTYKDRANGNRPDLMEMMAAMHPKFLRLPGGNYLEGDQIDERFDWKNTIGPLVDRPTHRSPWNYQSSDGMGLLEFLEWTEDLKIQTVLAVYAGYSLKGDHIHPGPALTPFVEDALDEIEFATGDTSTKWGAVRAKLGHPAPFPIKYVEIGNEDWFDRSGSYEGRYAQFYKAIKAKYPQLELIATAPLKGMKPDVLDDHYYKRADEFFEDVKHYDTVDRNGPKIFVGEWATREGSPTTNMGAALGDAAWMTGMERNSDLIVMASYAPLFVNVNPGGMQWESDLIGYDALTSYGAPSFYAQSMFAEFLGTDVPVSTVQGGGPRFFYSVTHDSAKEAVYIKLVNASSIAQSIDIDITGANSIEKAGTLVTLHGDNPAETNTITAPIRIVPVKSTVKIAGAKFNHTMPPYSIQVLELHAK from the coding sequence ATGACACTGCCTTGCAGCGCACAGCAGACGACAGCAACGCTAACTATCCAACTCGACCGCGATGTTCATCCGGTTAGTCCCACGCTTTATGGCTTGATGACTGAAGAGATTAACTACTCCTACGACGGCGGTTTATATGCGGAGATGGTGCGGAATCGCACATTTCAGGACCGTGGTTTTGGAGGGGTAGCTCACTGGAACATCGAACATTTGGGAACTTCGGATGCAAAGGTGTCCGTCGACGAGACGGAAGGTCCGAGCGCAGCGCTGCCCCACAGCCTGCTAATCGAAATCAAGCAGGCCGACTCGGCGAATCCGGCAGGCGTACGGAACGAAGGCTACTGGGGCATGGCTCTGCGTCCCAATACAAATTACAAAGGATCGCTTTACGCAAAGGTGGGTTCTTCCGAACTAGGTCCGTTGAACATTGCACTGATAAACGACAACACAGGCAAAACAGTGGCTAGCACCACGGTACAAGCACTTTCGACGGAGTGGAAACGCTACGAGTTCTCACTGACCACCGGAACCATAGCAACGTCGTCGGAGAACCATCTGCTGCTAACGGTTGGGCATGCAGGTAAGGTTTGGATTGATCTGGTTTCGCTCTTTCCCCCGACATACAAAGATCGCGCCAATGGAAATCGCCCTGATCTGATGGAGATGATGGCTGCTATGCACCCGAAGTTTTTGCGGCTACCTGGCGGCAACTATCTTGAGGGCGATCAGATCGACGAAAGGTTTGACTGGAAAAATACGATCGGTCCGCTTGTCGATCGACCGACACATCGAAGTCCGTGGAACTATCAATCGTCAGACGGAATGGGCTTATTGGAGTTTCTGGAATGGACAGAAGACCTGAAGATCCAGACCGTTCTTGCTGTCTACGCGGGATATTCCTTGAAAGGTGATCACATTCATCCCGGGCCCGCGCTGACGCCGTTCGTCGAGGATGCCTTGGATGAGATTGAGTTTGCGACCGGAGACACATCAACAAAGTGGGGAGCAGTGCGGGCAAAACTTGGGCATCCAGCGCCCTTCCCCATTAAGTACGTCGAGATCGGCAATGAAGACTGGTTTGACCGATCGGGCAGCTATGAGGGACGTTACGCACAGTTCTACAAGGCCATTAAGGCCAAATATCCACAACTTGAATTAATTGCGACAGCACCGCTAAAAGGAATGAAGCCAGATGTGCTCGACGATCATTATTACAAGCGCGCCGATGAGTTCTTCGAAGATGTGAAGCACTACGACACAGTAGACAGGAATGGACCAAAGATCTTCGTCGGGGAGTGGGCGACACGTGAAGGATCGCCAACCACAAATATGGGCGCAGCACTTGGGGATGCGGCATGGATGACGGGCATGGAGAGAAACAGCGACTTAATCGTCATGGCTTCGTATGCGCCCTTGTTTGTCAACGTAAATCCGGGTGGAATGCAGTGGGAATCGGACTTAATCGGTTATGACGCGCTTACCAGCTATGGAGCTCCTAGTTTCTACGCGCAGTCGATGTTTGCGGAGTTTCTTGGGACCGACGTGCCAGTGTCAACTGTTCAAGGTGGAGGTCCACGTTTCTTTTACTCAGTAACGCACGACTCCGCGAAAGAAGCGGTTTACATTAAATTAGTCAATGCGTCCTCCATCGCTCAGTCCATCGACATCGATATTACGGGCGCAAACAGCATTGAGAAGGCTGGCACCCTGGTGACGCTCCATGGCGATAATCCTGCCGAGACGAACACGATAACAGCTCCCATTCGCATCGTTCCCGTAAAGTCTACTGTCAAAATTGCAGGGGCAAAGTTCAACCATACGATGCCACCCTATTCCATCCAGGTGCTCGAATTGCATGCGAAGTAG
- a CDS encoding UDP-glucose--hexose-1-phosphate uridylyltransferase, producing MNPLAQQNPHRRFNPLKREWVLVSPNRTQRPWQGQTEAKAAEIALTYDPHCYLCPGNMRAGGVRTDKYTSTYVFQNDFAALKLDSPHFSSDEDKKGLLVAEGESGICRVICFSPRHDLTLAKMSVADIRVVVDLWAQQYQELSSRQDISYVQIFENRGAMMGASNPHPHGQLWASRSIPNEVVAELAGQREYHTNNRSVLLCEYQKLEESLAERVVVKNESFLAVVPFWAVWPFEVMILPKRHVTQLPAFTDAEKTDFASILQAVTSTYDEVFDTPFPYSMGLHPAPCDGVEHPEWQFHAHFYPPLLRSASIRKFMVGYELLGSPQRDITPESAAETLRQANSRVSKHILQ from the coding sequence GTGAATCCATTAGCTCAGCAAAATCCTCATCGACGGTTTAATCCCCTAAAACGTGAATGGGTGCTGGTCTCACCGAACCGGACTCAGCGACCATGGCAGGGGCAGACCGAGGCCAAAGCTGCAGAGATAGCTCTGACATACGATCCTCATTGTTACCTGTGTCCTGGAAATATGCGTGCAGGTGGTGTCCGAACAGACAAGTACACGAGCACCTATGTCTTTCAGAATGACTTTGCTGCCCTTAAATTGGATTCTCCTCATTTTTCAAGTGACGAGGATAAAAAAGGTTTGCTTGTGGCAGAGGGCGAAAGTGGGATCTGTCGTGTGATCTGTTTTTCCCCACGCCATGACCTGACTTTAGCGAAGATGTCAGTGGCGGACATTCGTGTCGTAGTAGATCTATGGGCACAGCAATACCAAGAGTTAAGTTCGCGGCAAGACATTTCCTACGTACAGATATTTGAAAATCGCGGGGCAATGATGGGGGCCAGCAATCCGCACCCGCATGGACAGCTATGGGCCAGTCGGTCGATTCCGAACGAGGTAGTGGCAGAGTTAGCAGGCCAGCGTGAATACCATACCAACAACCGTTCAGTCTTGTTGTGCGAATATCAGAAATTGGAAGAGTCGCTCGCTGAACGGGTTGTGGTGAAGAATGAGAGCTTTCTCGCGGTCGTTCCATTCTGGGCAGTTTGGCCTTTTGAGGTGATGATTCTCCCCAAGCGTCATGTCACCCAACTACCAGCCTTCACGGATGCGGAAAAGACTGATTTCGCTTCAATCCTACAAGCGGTTACTTCGACTTACGACGAGGTATTCGATACTCCGTTTCCTTATTCGATGGGACTGCATCCTGCGCCATGCGACGGAGTTGAGCATCCTGAGTGGCAATTTCATGCCCACTTCTATCCGCCACTACTGCGGTCCGCCAGTATTCGGAAGTTCATGGTCGGATATGAGTTGCTTGGATCGCCGCAAAGGGATATTACTCCAGAATCCGCTGCTGAGACTCTGAGGCAAGCGAACTCGCGAGTTTCAAAACACATTTTGCAATGA
- the galK gene encoding galactokinase has translation MKVEKERALQEHRLRFGHEGRIYAAPARVNLIGEHTDYTGGLVMPMAIDFKTVAVVSGRQDGLAVFYSANYEEEVSFEIASLSRAASGRWSDYPAGVLWSLLEAGISMAGCNVSLMGDVPLGAGLSSSASVEVATAMALLGHSGIELPLEKVATLCRRAENEYVGAKSGIMDQFVVAGAVAHRAMLLDCRSLAFELLPLPDQVRVVICNSMVKHAVATGEYGNRRDEVEVGQDILRRERPGIELLRDATLEDLEVCKGKMTEESFARCRHIITENGRVLDARKALLDGDMGKFGELMVLAHESMRDDFAASCPEIDGLVRIAMQQPECFGARITGGGFGGCTVNVVRADGAERFVETLKREYSTSTGIQAECFVCAPSDGALELAAKGGVS, from the coding sequence ATGAAGGTGGAGAAAGAGCGGGCGCTGCAGGAGCATCGGCTACGCTTTGGGCACGAAGGACGTATCTATGCCGCGCCGGCGCGGGTAAATCTGATCGGGGAACATACTGACTATACAGGCGGCTTGGTAATGCCGATGGCGATCGATTTTAAAACCGTTGCGGTGGTCAGCGGACGGCAGGATGGACTCGCTGTTTTTTACTCAGCCAACTATGAAGAAGAAGTCTCCTTCGAAATTGCTTCTTTGTCGCGTGCCGCTAGCGGGCGCTGGAGTGATTATCCCGCCGGGGTACTGTGGTCTCTGCTTGAGGCTGGAATTTCTATGGCGGGCTGTAATGTGAGCCTAATGGGCGATGTACCATTGGGAGCCGGACTAAGCTCGTCTGCGTCAGTAGAGGTCGCCACGGCCATGGCGTTGCTGGGCCATTCCGGGATCGAATTGCCGCTTGAGAAGGTTGCAACGCTGTGCCGTCGGGCAGAAAACGAGTATGTTGGCGCGAAAAGCGGCATTATGGACCAGTTTGTTGTCGCTGGCGCGGTTGCGCATCGTGCGATGTTATTGGACTGTCGATCACTTGCCTTCGAACTGCTGCCGCTGCCGGACCAGGTACGGGTTGTCATCTGCAACTCGATGGTGAAACATGCAGTTGCGACAGGTGAGTATGGAAATCGACGCGATGAAGTGGAAGTGGGACAAGACATCTTGCGGCGTGAGCGGCCTGGAATAGAGCTACTTCGGGACGCGACACTTGAAGACCTCGAAGTTTGTAAAGGAAAAATGACTGAGGAAAGTTTTGCGCGATGTCGGCATATCATCACTGAAAATGGGCGCGTTCTCGATGCCCGGAAAGCTCTCTTGGACGGCGATATGGGGAAATTTGGAGAATTGATGGTCCTCGCTCACGAGAGTATGAGGGATGATTTCGCAGCGAGCTGTCCTGAAATTGATGGACTTGTCCGCATTGCAATGCAGCAGCCAGAGTGTTTTGGAGCGCGAATCACCGGTGGTGGATTCGGCGGGTGTACGGTAAATGTGGTGCGTGCGGATGGTGCTGAAAGATTTGTCGAGACGCTAAAACGGGAGTACTCGACGAGCACGGGAATTCAGGCGGAATGTTTTGTGTGTGCACCTTCAGATGGAGCCCTCGAGCTTGCCGCTAAAGGCGGTGTATCGTGA
- a CDS encoding glycoside hydrolase family 88/105 protein, with the protein MALSVFLVGFGSQGVAQQVSIEHATPQQIAGIAKDNSRHFGDDPDDGGPIAKDLSPSLDPSSVSAAMRKVANWQLERSQPYFDRIWTWSVLYSGFMAASDSLGDAKYRDAMEEMGKKFDWQLRSHLPDADDQSVGQTYLELYLLKKNPAMMAPTRTELDALLAAPHVSKKAGKGIPWWWCDALFMAPPVWARMYAETGDRRYIAYLDEEWAKTSDLLYDKQEHLYARDADYLTRTEANGRKMFWSRGNGWVMGGLVRTLQYLPPDDPARQKYATQLKEMAVRVSSLQGLDGLWRAGLLDPNNYSQPEVSGSALFTYALAWGINQGVLDAKMYRPIVEKAWAGMVGHIYSDGRLGCIQQTGAEPAPFKATASYTYGVGAFLLAGSEIRRMGVAPIPAGNGRQRR; encoded by the coding sequence GTGGCGCTAAGTGTTTTTCTGGTTGGCTTCGGCTCACAAGGTGTTGCGCAGCAAGTGTCGATCGAGCACGCGACTCCGCAGCAGATAGCTGGAATAGCAAAAGACAATTCGCGGCATTTTGGAGACGATCCCGACGACGGTGGCCCGATCGCGAAGGACTTGTCTCCGTCACTGGATCCATCTTCTGTGAGTGCAGCCATGCGCAAGGTCGCAAATTGGCAGCTGGAGAGATCGCAACCGTACTTTGACCGAATATGGACCTGGAGTGTGCTTTACAGCGGCTTTATGGCGGCCTCGGATTCGTTGGGCGATGCAAAGTATCGCGATGCTATGGAAGAGATGGGGAAGAAATTTGACTGGCAGCTCCGCTCGCATTTACCAGACGCAGACGATCAGAGTGTCGGGCAAACGTACCTTGAGCTTTATCTGCTAAAGAAAAATCCTGCGATGATGGCACCGACGCGTACGGAGTTGGACGCTTTGCTGGCAGCTCCCCATGTGTCGAAGAAGGCGGGGAAGGGTATTCCGTGGTGGTGGTGCGATGCTTTGTTCATGGCGCCTCCCGTATGGGCAAGGATGTACGCCGAGACAGGCGATCGGAGATACATTGCATATCTCGACGAGGAGTGGGCCAAAACCTCAGACCTTCTCTACGACAAGCAGGAGCATCTCTATGCTCGGGACGCTGATTACTTGACTAGGACCGAGGCGAACGGCAGGAAGATGTTCTGGTCGCGAGGCAACGGGTGGGTGATGGGTGGTCTCGTACGGACATTGCAGTATCTTCCGCCGGACGATCCAGCGCGACAGAAGTACGCAACACAGTTGAAGGAGATGGCAGTGCGGGTGTCTTCGCTGCAAGGCTTGGACGGACTTTGGCGAGCTGGATTGCTCGATCCGAACAACTACTCTCAACCCGAGGTGTCAGGATCAGCACTGTTTACCTACGCGCTGGCTTGGGGAATCAATCAAGGTGTTTTAGACGCGAAGATGTACCGGCCAATCGTTGAAAAAGCGTGGGCTGGCATGGTTGGGCACATCTATTCGGATGGCCGTTTGGGATGTATCCAGCAAACGGGCGCAGAGCCGGCTCCGTTTAAAGCGACTGCAAGCTACACCTATGGCGTGGGTGCGTTTCTCTTGGCTGGCAGCGAGATCCGCCGCATGGGAGTTGCTCCAATTCCAGCCGGGAACGGGCGCCAGCGGAGATAG
- a CDS encoding TonB-dependent receptor — MRRKSLFGKNLSIGDGHLRNSAITAMLLAITVSLILFATPIFAQTGGQGAIQGTVTDASGAVVPDAKVTATNQDSGVATVRPTSSAGLFEINPIIPGTYTVTATAKGFQTFKQQNLVVDALKVTGLNISLVIGGQDQTVTVTEAPPALNTTSATLGGVIENSTYTNLPLQMNGQQRDPTAFATLLPGVQAQGSARAPIVGGTGNYIAEVYVDGLPTTTANQQGDNRVVSNSIPVEAIDQFQVLTSVPGAEYQGAGALNFTIKSGGNQYHGTVADFVRNTIFDTWGFSAPALTQQDANGNTIPATKPVEHQNELVGAVGGPIPFTHKKGFFFATYDKYHGRNGINPNNLTVPTTLMRSGDFTELSSTTPIIYDPATNACTVTGCTRQPFMGMKNGLPTLNVIPASRLSPITQYMQKFLPAPTNSGIVGNYLGGVPSGYDNWEFLSKVDYDITAAQRISVVLTLGSRTNVPFTVGTNVPAPASTPGVVFPLPYTAGGYATIKPTIIDFEHSIVIKPNLVNQFKFGFTRFSQPITSLTDGAAPYRAAADVGITNLPPGQASDEFPGVTFNSSTAFPNVQNPWTSNGATGATQTTVPNSFTLVDNLQWIKGKHSFTFGIQMQWLQDNVSAQLGPSGIFTTVFSPNDTADYSGTSISSTKTGYSYASYLLGAINSSSTTIQSFSEEGGRYRPISPYFQDDWKATQKLTLNLGLRYDYFPPYEEVQDRWSYLNPNGTNPVTGTPGVLEFAGNRGASISCQCRTPVHTYMKNWGPRLGFAYSYDDKTVIRGGYALVYSRAGGVGGRAGAGTGTSQAGFTANLVLPSAQTTGVTAAPSYYLDSSNTAFGGPGFQLPAPATPSAASLSIGTGNYINSSGAVQAAGAAPGYADPYLSGRAPEVNFYNFGIQRAVTKDLTLTVDYVGSNAHFLSTGANARGLWAGQMNPVYLAALGALRASDGTTPLLSAPATPANIAIAANAMSGIATPYAGYTAAAAKSSAASISHMLTAFPQYSGTTDTWGNVGNVSYNSLQITVNQREWKGLSYTLNYTYSKNLGDDNTFRTGFDTPAAATSNGVGYRQGRADRSYTIVAAPQNLAAYGVYKLPFGQSGFGGDHLLVRALAGGWQLSSIFTYGSGVPLAVTYAGCNSPGQGQCMPDVNPNFSGSARINHGWGKGITAAKLGAAPSKGGIQYINLNAFSVPNNYGTTAPGQTSITKIGDAPRTAPYQLWNPSTYELDASLRRTFNITQERVKFIFEVDCLNVPNKVTFGGISTAWVDPTASPTAAAASNFGTVGSAKGNRDFQLAGRVNF; from the coding sequence ATGCGAAGGAAAAGTCTGTTTGGCAAGAATTTATCAATCGGCGACGGTCATCTCCGAAACAGCGCAATCACAGCAATGCTGTTGGCTATAACTGTCAGCTTGATCTTGTTTGCCACCCCGATATTTGCCCAGACTGGCGGTCAAGGTGCAATCCAGGGAACGGTGACAGATGCATCTGGTGCGGTCGTACCAGATGCTAAGGTCACTGCCACGAATCAGGATAGTGGTGTTGCGACAGTTCGCCCAACATCCTCCGCCGGCCTGTTTGAGATCAACCCGATCATCCCAGGCACATATACGGTGACAGCCACTGCGAAGGGTTTTCAGACCTTTAAACAGCAAAATCTAGTCGTTGATGCTCTGAAGGTGACTGGTTTGAACATCTCGCTTGTGATCGGTGGACAGGACCAGACAGTTACGGTGACCGAGGCTCCGCCAGCGTTGAACACCACCAGCGCCACGTTAGGTGGCGTAATCGAGAACTCCACCTATACGAATCTGCCGTTGCAGATGAATGGTCAGCAGCGTGATCCCACGGCATTTGCGACCTTACTGCCCGGTGTACAGGCCCAGGGAAGTGCACGTGCACCGATCGTTGGGGGAACGGGCAACTATATCGCGGAGGTCTACGTGGACGGACTTCCGACCACGACCGCCAATCAGCAAGGAGACAACCGTGTTGTCTCTAACTCCATTCCCGTGGAGGCGATCGATCAGTTTCAGGTGCTTACCAGTGTTCCGGGAGCAGAGTATCAGGGCGCTGGCGCATTAAACTTCACCATCAAGTCTGGTGGCAATCAGTACCACGGTACGGTTGCGGACTTCGTTCGCAACACGATCTTCGACACCTGGGGCTTCAGTGCGCCTGCCCTGACTCAGCAGGACGCCAACGGAAACACAATTCCCGCCACGAAACCAGTCGAGCATCAGAATGAACTGGTCGGTGCCGTGGGCGGGCCCATCCCCTTTACCCATAAGAAGGGATTTTTCTTCGCAACGTACGACAAATATCACGGGCGCAACGGAATCAACCCAAACAACCTGACAGTTCCGACTACCTTGATGCGGAGCGGCGACTTCACGGAACTGTCGAGCACAACGCCGATCATCTACGACCCTGCAACAAATGCCTGCACAGTTACAGGTTGCACAAGGCAGCCTTTCATGGGGATGAAGAACGGCCTACCAACACTCAACGTAATTCCCGCCAGCCGTCTGTCGCCGATCACGCAGTATATGCAAAAGTTTTTGCCTGCTCCAACGAACAGCGGAATTGTTGGTAACTACCTTGGCGGCGTCCCGTCGGGATACGACAACTGGGAGTTTCTAAGCAAGGTTGACTACGATATAACCGCAGCGCAGCGTATCTCAGTGGTTCTGACCCTTGGAAGCCGCACGAATGTTCCGTTTACAGTTGGAACCAACGTCCCGGCGCCGGCATCGACCCCGGGTGTTGTATTTCCTCTCCCTTATACCGCTGGCGGATATGCAACCATTAAGCCGACCATCATCGATTTTGAGCACTCCATCGTTATCAAGCCGAATCTTGTAAATCAATTCAAGTTCGGATTTACGCGGTTTTCGCAACCTATCACTTCGCTTACGGATGGAGCTGCACCTTATCGCGCAGCAGCCGATGTTGGTATCACAAACCTGCCTCCAGGTCAGGCGTCCGACGAGTTCCCCGGCGTCACCTTCAACTCCAGCACAGCGTTTCCAAATGTTCAAAACCCATGGACTTCAAATGGTGCTACCGGCGCGACCCAGACTACTGTGCCGAACTCGTTTACGCTGGTGGACAACCTTCAATGGATTAAGGGGAAGCATTCCTTTACGTTCGGCATCCAGATGCAGTGGCTCCAGGACAATGTCTCCGCCCAGCTCGGGCCGTCCGGCATCTTCACGACCGTGTTTAGTCCGAACGATACCGCCGACTATAGCGGAACCTCAATCAGCAGCACTAAAACTGGTTACTCCTATGCCAGCTATCTTCTTGGCGCAATCAATAGTTCATCCACAACGATTCAGTCGTTCAGTGAAGAGGGCGGTCGCTATCGTCCCATCTCCCCATATTTCCAAGACGACTGGAAGGCGACTCAAAAACTGACGCTGAATCTCGGCCTTCGATATGACTACTTCCCACCCTATGAAGAGGTTCAGGATCGTTGGAGCTATCTCAATCCGAATGGCACCAATCCCGTTACCGGCACCCCTGGCGTACTTGAGTTTGCGGGCAATCGTGGTGCGAGCATCAGTTGCCAGTGCAGAACGCCGGTACATACCTACATGAAAAACTGGGGTCCGCGCCTCGGCTTTGCCTATTCCTATGATGACAAGACAGTTATTCGTGGTGGGTATGCTCTTGTGTACTCGCGGGCAGGTGGCGTGGGTGGACGTGCCGGCGCGGGCACTGGCACGAGTCAGGCAGGTTTCACCGCTAATCTTGTCTTGCCTTCAGCTCAAACGACTGGTGTAACGGCCGCCCCTTCCTATTATCTCGACAGCAGCAATACAGCATTCGGCGGACCCGGATTCCAACTGCCGGCGCCTGCAACGCCAAGTGCCGCAAGCTTGAGCATCGGAACAGGTAACTACATCAATAGCTCGGGCGCTGTCCAAGCTGCTGGCGCTGCTCCTGGCTATGCTGATCCATACTTATCGGGGCGTGCCCCGGAAGTTAATTTCTACAACTTCGGCATCCAACGCGCCGTGACGAAAGACCTAACACTTACTGTGGATTACGTGGGCAGCAATGCGCACTTCCTGTCTACGGGCGCGAACGCCCGAGGCCTGTGGGCAGGCCAGATGAACCCGGTTTATCTGGCTGCACTCGGTGCGCTGCGTGCATCGGACGGCACAACTCCATTACTCAGTGCTCCGGCTACTCCAGCAAATATTGCGATTGCCGCGAATGCAATGTCAGGAATTGCAACTCCTTACGCAGGCTATACCGCAGCGGCAGCCAAAAGCTCCGCGGCATCCATCTCTCACATGTTGACGGCATTTCCGCAGTACTCCGGAACGACAGACACGTGGGGCAACGTCGGCAACGTCAGCTACAACTCACTCCAGATCACAGTCAATCAACGTGAATGGAAGGGGCTTAGTTACACGCTGAATTACACGTATTCGAAAAATCTCGGAGATGACAATACCTTTCGCACCGGCTTTGATACACCTGCTGCAGCCACCTCGAATGGAGTTGGCTATCGTCAAGGTCGCGCCGACCGTTCGTACACAATAGTTGCTGCGCCACAGAATCTCGCCGCCTACGGAGTTTATAAGTTGCCGTTTGGTCAAAGCGGTTTTGGTGGTGACCATCTCCTGGTGCGTGCACTTGCGGGTGGCTGGCAACTATCCAGCATCTTCACGTACGGGTCTGGTGTACCCCTGGCGGTCACCTATGCGGGATGCAATTCTCCCGGGCAGGGACAATGCATGCCAGATGTGAATCCTAACTTTAGCGGCTCAGCTCGCATAAATCATGGTTGGGGCAAAGGGATCACGGCTGCCAAGCTGGGTGCAGCGCCAAGCAAGGGGGGCATCCAGTACATCAACCTCAATGCCTTCTCTGTACCAAATAACTACGGCACCACCGCGCCGGGGCAGACCTCTATCACCAAGATTGGTGATGCCCCGCGCACTGCGCCCTACCAATTATGGAACCCGAGCACATACGAGCTCGATGCAAGTCTGCGGCGCACCTTCAATATTACGCAGGAGCGCGTAAAGTTCATCTTTGAGGTGGACTGCTTGAATGTGCCCAACAAGGTTACGTTCGGTGGAATCTCTACCGCGTGGGTCGATCCGACGGCTAGCCCTACTGCAGCGGCCGCTTCGAACTTTGGCACCGTAGGTTCTGCTAAGGGAAATCGCGACTTCCAGTTGGCAGGTCGTGTGAACTTCTAA